A genomic segment from Nodularia sphaerocarpa UHCC 0038 encodes:
- the bchH gene encoding magnesium chelatase subunit H, which produces MKRIVLIAGFESFNADLYRKAAEVAKLRCADLDIRVFSDRHITSQRSEVETALDGADVFFGSLLFDYDQVLWLRDRISQIPIRLVFESALELMSLTKLGNFAIGDRPKGMPKPVKFILDKFSNGREEDKLAGYISFLKIGPKLLKFVPVQKVQDLRNWLIIYGYWNAGGSENVAALFWILAEKYLDLKVGDIPPPIETPDMGLLHPDYQGFFTSPREYLKWYLVGQSSRLPSLSKGGQDALLSKGGQDALLSKGGQDALLSKGGQDAHPTKPVVGILLYRKHVITKQPYIPQLIRRFEEAGLIPLPIFINGVEGHVAVRDWMTTDYETQQRQKGNTETLSLSAQAVQVDAIVSTIGFPLVGGPAGSMEAGRQVEVAKRILAAKNVPYIVAAPLLIQDIHSWTRQGVGGLQSVVLYALPELDGAIDTIPLGGLVGEQIYLVPERVQRLIGRVKNWIALRQKSASERKIAIILYGFPPGYGAVGTAALLNVPRSLIKFLHALKDQGYEVGDIPEDGEELIRQVKAADEEMETWEKNKPFPASANTVHFRKLEKWLGYLLTSRIEKQWKSLTGTGIKTYGEELHIGGVQLGNIWIGVQPPLGIQGDPMRLMFERDLTPHPQYAAFYKWLQNDFAADAVVHFGMHGTVEWLPGSPLGNTGYSWSDILLGNLPNLYIYAANNPSESILAKRRGYGVLISHNVPPYGRAGLYKELLSLRDLISEYREDPQKNYLLKEVICKKIVDSGLDADCPFDDAKRLGIAFSPENVRMFSAHAFDGYLVKLYEYLQVLENRLFSSGLHILGEPPNQEELASYLDAYFGEENQPPSRQERQEEEELVSGLLMRCTDELGSLLRGLNGEYILPAPGGDLLRDGAGVLPTGRNIHALDPYRMPSPAAFARGREIGQKIIAQHLAEHGTYPETVAVMLWGLDAIKTKGESLGILLELVGAEPVKEGTGRIVRYELQPLSEVGHPRIDILGNLSGIFRDSFVNIIELLDDLFQRAADADEPEDQNFIRKHALALQAQGVENSSARLFSNPAGDFGSLVNDQVVDGNWESGEELGNTWQGRNVFSYGREDKGQARPEILNALLKTSDRIVQEIDSVEYGLTDIQEYYANTGGLKKAAEMQRGKKVTTSFVESFSKDTTPRNLDDLLRMEYRSKLVNPKWAQAMANQGSGGAFEISQRMTALIGWGGTADFQDDWVYDQAADTYALDAEMAEKLRKANPEAFRNILSRMIEAHGRGIWQADTDKLDKLRRLYELSDEQLEGVTV; this is translated from the coding sequence ATGAAACGCATTGTCTTGATTGCTGGATTTGAATCGTTTAACGCTGACTTGTACAGGAAAGCGGCTGAGGTGGCTAAGTTGCGCTGTGCTGATTTGGATATTCGGGTGTTTAGCGATCGCCATATTACCAGTCAACGCAGCGAAGTAGAAACAGCACTAGATGGCGCTGATGTGTTTTTCGGTAGTCTGCTATTTGATTATGACCAGGTTTTGTGGTTGCGCGATCGCATTTCCCAAATTCCCATCCGTCTAGTCTTCGAGTCAGCCTTAGAACTGATGAGTTTAACCAAACTGGGTAACTTTGCCATTGGCGATAGACCCAAAGGAATGCCGAAACCAGTTAAATTCATCCTTGACAAATTCAGCAACGGACGGGAAGAAGACAAACTTGCTGGTTATATTAGTTTCTTAAAAATCGGTCCTAAACTTCTAAAATTTGTCCCAGTGCAGAAAGTCCAAGACTTACGCAACTGGTTAATTATCTATGGATACTGGAACGCCGGCGGTTCCGAAAACGTTGCCGCATTATTCTGGATACTAGCAGAAAAATACTTAGATTTAAAAGTCGGAGATATTCCCCCACCCATTGAAACCCCCGACATGGGTTTACTGCATCCCGACTATCAGGGCTTTTTTACATCACCCCGTGAATATTTGAAGTGGTATCTTGTGGGGCAGTCGTCTCGGCTGCCATCATTATCAAAGGGCGGTCAAGATGCCTTATTATCAAAGGGCGGTCAAGATGCCTTATTATCAAAGGGCGGGCAAGATGCCTTATTATCAAAGGGCGGGCAAGATGCCCACCCCACAAAACCTGTGGTGGGGATTTTACTCTACCGCAAGCACGTAATTACTAAACAACCATACATTCCCCAACTCATCCGCCGTTTTGAAGAAGCCGGGTTAATTCCCTTACCCATTTTTATCAACGGTGTAGAAGGACACGTAGCAGTCAGAGATTGGATGACTACCGACTACGAAACCCAGCAAAGACAAAAAGGTAATACTGAAACTCTCTCACTTTCTGCTCAAGCTGTCCAGGTAGATGCAATTGTTTCTACCATTGGCTTTCCTCTCGTGGGTGGTCCCGCAGGTTCAATGGAAGCAGGTCGTCAGGTAGAAGTCGCTAAACGCATCCTCGCTGCGAAGAATGTACCCTATATAGTAGCCGCACCCCTGCTAATTCAAGATATTCATTCCTGGACGCGTCAAGGTGTGGGGGGACTGCAAAGTGTCGTATTGTATGCTTTACCGGAACTGGATGGCGCAATTGACACCATTCCCCTCGGCGGTTTGGTGGGTGAACAGATTTATCTAGTTCCCGAACGAGTCCAGCGCTTAATTGGTAGAGTCAAAAATTGGATTGCTTTACGGCAAAAGTCGGCATCAGAACGCAAGATAGCCATTATTTTATATGGATTTCCCCCAGGATATGGGGCTGTGGGGACTGCGGCTTTATTGAATGTTCCCCGGAGTTTAATTAAGTTTCTCCACGCCCTCAAAGACCAAGGTTATGAAGTTGGTGATATTCCTGAAGATGGGGAAGAATTAATTCGTCAAGTAAAAGCAGCAGATGAGGAAATGGAAACATGGGAAAAAAATAAACCTTTTCCCGCATCTGCAAATACTGTACATTTCCGTAAGTTAGAAAAATGGTTGGGATATCTGCTAACTTCCCGCATTGAAAAACAATGGAAGTCTTTAACGGGAACTGGAATTAAAACTTATGGGGAAGAATTACATATTGGTGGTGTGCAGTTAGGTAATATCTGGATTGGTGTACAACCACCTTTGGGTATACAAGGCGACCCGATGCGGTTAATGTTTGAACGAGATTTAACTCCCCATCCCCAATATGCGGCTTTCTATAAATGGTTACAAAATGATTTTGCGGCTGATGCTGTGGTTCACTTTGGAATGCACGGGACTGTAGAATGGTTGCCGGGTTCACCGTTGGGTAATACTGGTTATTCTTGGTCGGATATTCTCCTGGGGAATTTGCCTAATCTCTATATATATGCAGCAAATAATCCTTCGGAGTCGATTTTGGCGAAGCGTCGCGGTTATGGGGTGTTAATTTCTCACAATGTCCCGCCTTATGGTCGGGCTGGTTTATATAAGGAGTTGCTGTCTTTGCGGGATTTGATTTCGGAGTATCGAGAGGACCCGCAGAAGAATTATCTGTTGAAGGAGGTTATTTGTAAGAAGATTGTTGATTCTGGTTTGGATGCTGATTGTCCTTTTGATGATGCTAAACGTTTGGGGATTGCTTTTAGTCCTGAGAATGTGAGAATGTTTAGCGCCCACGCTTTTGATGGTTATTTGGTGAAGTTGTACGAATATTTGCAGGTGTTGGAGAATCGTCTGTTTTCTTCGGGTTTGCATATTTTGGGGGAACCGCCGAATCAGGAGGAGTTGGCTTCTTACCTGGATGCATATTTTGGGGAAGAGAACCAACCGCCAAGTCGCCAAGAACGCCAAGAGGAGGAGGAGTTAGTTAGTGGTTTGTTGATGCGGTGTACTGATGAGTTGGGGAGTTTGTTGCGGGGTTTGAATGGTGAGTATATTTTGCCTGCGCCTGGGGGTGATTTGTTGCGGGATGGGGCTGGGGTGTTACCTACAGGGAGGAATATTCACGCTTTAGATCCCTATAGAATGCCTTCTCCGGCGGCTTTTGCACGGGGGCGGGAAATTGGTCAGAAAATTATCGCCCAGCATTTGGCGGAACATGGGACGTATCCGGAAACGGTGGCGGTGATGTTATGGGGTTTGGATGCTATTAAGACTAAGGGTGAGTCTCTGGGGATTCTTTTGGAGTTGGTGGGGGCTGAACCTGTGAAGGAGGGGACTGGGCGCATTGTGCGTTATGAGTTGCAGCCTTTGTCTGAGGTGGGACATCCGAGAATTGATATTTTGGGGAATTTATCGGGGATTTTCCGCGATAGTTTTGTGAATATTATTGAGTTATTGGATGATTTGTTTCAACGGGCGGCTGATGCTGATGAACCGGAAGACCAGAATTTTATCAGAAAGCACGCTTTGGCTTTACAGGCGCAAGGTGTAGAGAATAGTTCTGCAAGGTTATTTTCTAATCCGGCTGGTGATTTCGGTTCTTTGGTAAATGATCAGGTGGTTGATGGAAATTGGGAATCTGGGGAAGAATTGGGTAATACTTGGCAAGGTCGTAATGTGTTTAGCTATGGTAGGGAAGATAAAGGTCAAGCTAGACCAGAGATTTTAAATGCTTTATTAAAAACAAGCGATCGCATTGTTCAAGAAATCGATTCTGTAGAGTACGGTTTAACTGATATTCAAGAATATTACGCTAATACTGGCGGTTTGAAAAAGGCGGCAGAAATGCAACGGGGTAAGAAAGTAACTACCAGTTTTGTGGAAAGTTTCTCGAAGGATACCACACCCCGGAATTTAGATGATTTACTCAGAATGGAGTACCGCAGTAAGTTAGTTAATCCTAAGTGGGCGCAAGCTATGGCGAATCAAGGTTCTGGTGGCGCGTTTGAAATTTCCCAACGGATGACGGCGTTGATTGGTTGGGGTGGGACTGCTGATTTTCAAGATGATTGGGTTTATGACCAAGCGGCTGATACTTATGCTTTAGATGCAGAGATGGCGGAGAAGTTACGCAAGGCGAATCCTGAAGCTTTTAGGAATATTTTAAGCCGAATGATTGAGGCGCATGGGCGGGGTATTTGGCAAGCTGATACAGATAAGTTGGATAAGTTGCGTCGGTTATATGAGTTGAGTGATGAACAATTGGAAGGTGTGACGGTTTAA
- a CDS encoding NYN domain-containing protein, producing the protein MNNTNFTKAENSHKRPEEEPHLPRKNLIKNGTKHENTEKREPLSHSSSLKLENRGRVAIFIDGVSLFHTALQLGIEIDYLKLLCHLTGGSRLLRAFFYTAIDTSRPTATRPRPNEKQQGFLFWMRRNGYRVVTKEVQLADHTKKHNLNVEIAVDMITLAPYYDTAILVSGDRDLAYAVNTVSATGSRVEVVSLRALTSDSLIDVADEFIDLDRIKHYIQKDSHLGYSYRVLSNSKL; encoded by the coding sequence ATGAATAACACCAATTTTACCAAAGCAGAAAATTCCCATAAACGCCCAGAGGAAGAACCTCATTTACCAAGAAAAAACTTGATAAAAAATGGTACAAAACATGAAAATACCGAAAAACGGGAGCCTTTATCTCATAGTTCCTCGTTAAAACTTGAAAATCGTGGTCGAGTAGCTATCTTTATTGATGGTGTAAGTCTATTTCATACAGCTTTACAACTGGGTATTGAAATCGACTATCTCAAATTGCTTTGCCATTTAACCGGGGGTTCGCGGTTGTTGCGTGCTTTCTTTTATACTGCTATTGATACCTCCCGACCTACTGCTACACGTCCACGCCCGAATGAAAAGCAGCAAGGTTTTCTGTTTTGGATGCGGCGCAATGGTTATCGTGTAGTTACCAAAGAAGTGCAACTGGCAGACCATACCAAAAAACACAATTTAAATGTAGAAATTGCTGTGGATATGATTACTTTAGCTCCTTACTATGATACAGCAATTTTAGTGAGTGGAGATCGAGATTTAGCTTATGCTGTTAATACTGTCAGCGCTACAGGTTCTCGCGTTGAAGTTGTGAGTTTGCGGGCGTTGACTAGCGACAGTTTGATTGATGTTGCTGATGAGTTCATTGACCTCGATAGGATTAAACATTACATTCAGAAAGATTCCCATCTTGGGTATAGTTATCGGGTCCTTTCTAATTCCAAGCTGTAA
- a CDS encoding ureidoglycolate lyase — protein MSTSQTVQQLQAEWITPENFQRYGQVISASEDGKTFDVEDAQLNLKNGTPRFYIMRLEKRGRKFDKITRHLQCTQCLGSLAGKDWLIAVCPPHNDLNQPVLEEIAAFRIPGNCFIKLNEGTWHAGPYFEHEFVDFYNLELADTNVVDHFTHDFIQSHQLEFEMVT, from the coding sequence ATGAGTACATCACAAACAGTACAACAATTGCAGGCTGAATGGATAACACCAGAAAATTTTCAGCGTTATGGACAGGTAATTTCCGCTAGTGAAGATGGTAAAACTTTTGATGTAGAAGATGCCCAATTAAACTTAAAAAATGGGACACCACGATTCTATATTATGAGATTGGAAAAGCGCGGGCGGAAGTTTGATAAAATTACCCGTCATCTGCAATGTACCCAATGTTTAGGTTCTTTAGCAGGAAAGGATTGGTTGATTGCGGTTTGTCCTCCTCATAATGATTTAAATCAACCAGTATTAGAAGAGATTGCGGCTTTTCGCATACCGGGAAATTGCTTTATTAAGTTAAATGAAGGTACTTGGCACGCTGGCCCTTATTTTGAGCATGAATTTGTGGATTTTTATAATTTAGAACTTGCTGATACTAATGTGGTGGATCATTTTACTCATGATTTTATCCAGAGTCATCAGTTAGAGTTTGAGATGGTGACTTGA
- the holA gene encoding DNA polymerase III subunit delta — translation MPIYVYWGEDDFAMEKAVTILRDRILDPLWTSFNYTSLSPDQPDAAITALNEVMTPAFGAGGRLVWLINTTVCQHCPENILAELTRTLPVIPENSWLLLTSRNKPDERLKSTKLLKKCANEFREFPLIPPWKTELLVQSVNQVAQTVGVKLTNQTAEILAEAVGNDTRLLYNEMEKLRLYTSDSGKPLDVETITQLVRNTTQNSLQLAAAIRMGDTPKALTILADLINAAEPGLKIVATLIGQFRTWLLIKMAMETGERNPQAIAKLAEVNNPKRVYFLQEEVKLLSVKQLVSCLPLLLDLEVSLKQGASEVQTLQIKVIELCQVCQRGGH, via the coding sequence ATGCCAATCTATGTTTACTGGGGTGAGGATGATTTTGCTATGGAAAAAGCAGTTACAATATTACGCGATCGCATCCTCGATCCTCTCTGGACAAGTTTTAACTATACATCTTTATCCCCAGACCAACCCGATGCTGCTATTACGGCTTTAAATGAAGTCATGACACCCGCCTTTGGCGCTGGTGGAAGGTTGGTTTGGTTAATTAATACCACTGTCTGTCAGCATTGTCCAGAAAATATTTTAGCAGAACTGACACGAACGCTGCCAGTGATTCCCGAAAACTCCTGGTTATTACTCACCAGCCGCAACAAACCAGATGAACGCCTGAAATCTACCAAATTGCTGAAAAAATGCGCCAATGAATTTCGAGAATTTCCCCTCATCCCACCCTGGAAAACAGAATTGCTGGTACAGTCTGTCAATCAAGTTGCTCAAACCGTGGGAGTGAAGCTGACAAACCAAACTGCGGAAATTTTAGCAGAAGCTGTAGGTAATGATACACGCCTTTTGTACAATGAAATGGAAAAGCTACGCCTTTATACATCGGATAGCGGTAAGCCGTTAGACGTAGAGACCATTACACAATTAGTCAGAAATACTACTCAAAATAGTTTACAATTAGCAGCAGCGATTAGAATGGGAGACACACCTAAAGCTTTAACTATTTTGGCTGATCTGATCAATGCTGCCGAACCGGGATTGAAAATTGTTGCTACTCTCATAGGTCAATTTCGTACCTGGTTATTGATTAAGATGGCTATGGAAACTGGGGAACGCAATCCTCAAGCGATCGCCAAATTAGCCGAAGTTAACAATCCCAAACGTGTTTACTTTTTACAGGAAGAAGTCAAATTACTTTCTGTAAAGCAACTAGTCTCCTGCTTACCACTACTACTAGACTTAGAAGTGAGTCTCAAGCAAGGAGCCAGTGAAGTGCAGACACTTCAGATCAAGGTAATAGAACTTTGTCAAGTATGCCAACGCGGCGGACATTAA
- a CDS encoding DUF4168 domain-containing protein yields the protein MRRIANLFFLPSLQHLFPQSLFFGILTTASLLTSSLILSSQADAQTPALNSSVNNTDITSYAQAVLAMESPRQQAFDEIKKLIGGGEIPKIICNDPNSMNKLPRQAQDIAVTYCNRSLKIVEDNGLSIDRFNTITVELQNNNNLKRQVYNTLIRLQKTPEAR from the coding sequence ATGAGAAGAATTGCTAATTTATTTTTTCTACCTAGTCTGCAACATCTATTTCCCCAAAGTCTATTTTTCGGGATTCTGACTACTGCTAGTTTACTTACCAGCAGTCTGATCCTCAGTTCCCAGGCCGATGCTCAAACACCTGCGCTGAACAGTTCCGTTAACAATACTGACATTACCAGCTACGCCCAAGCGGTGTTAGCAATGGAATCACCGCGTCAACAGGCTTTTGATGAGATTAAGAAACTGATTGGGGGCGGAGAAATACCCAAAATTATTTGTAACGATCCCAACAGCATGAACAAGCTACCACGGCAGGCTCAAGATATCGCAGTCACTTACTGTAATCGCTCTCTCAAAATAGTTGAAGATAATGGTCTGAGTATTGACCGCTTCAACACAATTACTGTAGAGCTACAAAATAACAATAACTTAAAAAGACAAGTTTACAATACATTGATCCGCCTGCAAAAAACTCCAGAAGCTCGGTAG
- the hemF gene encoding oxygen-dependent coproporphyrinogen oxidase encodes MSFDFDNSRQKSSNQTVLLSSPTNTIPKDSRQRVQQFMQNLQDEICTALEQIDGKASFHQDHWERAEGGEGRTRVIRDGGVFEQGGVNFSAVWGNSLPPAILAQRPEAAGQEFFASGTSMVLHPRNPYVPTVHLNYRYFETGSNWWFGGGADLTPYYPFAEDAVHFHQTLKNACDLHSPEYYPAFKRWCDEYFYLQHRQEQRGIGGIFFDYQDASGKLYVGSKTDTPAALYSQQVGTVSRNWEDIFAFVQSCGQAFLPAYLPIVQRRQEIEYGDRQRQFQLYRRGRYTEFNLVYDRGTVFGLQTNGRTESILMSLPPLARWEYCYEPEPGTPEAELTAVFLQPRDWV; translated from the coding sequence ATGAGTTTTGATTTTGATAATTCTCGGCAAAAATCTTCAAATCAGACAGTATTGCTGTCATCACCTACCAACACAATACCCAAGGATTCACGGCAGCGAGTGCAGCAATTCATGCAGAACTTACAGGATGAGATTTGCACAGCCTTAGAGCAAATTGACGGCAAAGCCAGCTTTCACCAAGACCACTGGGAGCGCGCTGAAGGGGGAGAAGGACGTACCCGCGTGATTCGAGACGGGGGAGTGTTTGAGCAGGGTGGCGTGAACTTTTCCGCAGTTTGGGGAAATAGCCTACCGCCGGCAATTTTGGCTCAACGTCCCGAAGCAGCTGGACAGGAATTTTTTGCATCGGGAACTTCAATGGTTTTGCATCCTCGCAATCCTTATGTGCCAACGGTACACCTCAACTACCGTTACTTTGAAACAGGCTCTAACTGGTGGTTTGGTGGTGGGGCTGATTTAACGCCATACTATCCCTTTGCAGAGGATGCGGTTCACTTTCATCAAACTTTAAAAAATGCCTGTGATCTCCATTCTCCAGAGTATTATCCAGCCTTTAAACGCTGGTGTGATGAATACTTTTATTTACAGCATCGCCAGGAACAACGGGGGATTGGCGGTATCTTTTTTGACTATCAGGATGCTAGCGGTAAGCTTTATGTTGGTTCCAAAACTGATACTCCAGCTGCACTTTATAGTCAACAAGTGGGAACGGTATCTCGTAACTGGGAAGATATCTTTGCTTTTGTCCAATCTTGCGGTCAAGCATTTTTACCCGCCTATTTGCCTATTGTACAACGACGACAAGAAATAGAGTATGGCGATCGCCAGCGTCAGTTTCAACTTTACCGTCGGGGTCGTTACACCGAGTTTAACCTAGTGTACGACCGAGGAACAGTCTTTGGTCTGCAAACCAATGGACGGACAGAATCTATCCTCATGTCTCTACCACCCTTAGCACGCTGGGAATATTGCTACGAGCCAGAACCAGGGACTCCCGAAGCCGAACTCACCGCAGTCTTTCTCCAGCCTAGAGATTGGGTATAG
- the acsF gene encoding magnesium-protoporphyrin IX monomethyl ester (oxidative) cyclase: MVNSLPKSQTKTPSKETVLTPRFYTTDFETAGNLDLSAQETELQALLTEMRADYNRHHFVRDEAFEQSWEHIQGEAREAFIEYLERSCISEFSGFLLFKELSRKLKNPSPLLAEIFQLMARDEARHAGFLNKAMGDFQLSLDLGAVTKTRTYTFFPIEWVLYSVYLSEKIGYWRYIIIFRHLEKHPENQFYPIFRYFESWCQDENRHGDIFKALLRSQPQLWNNWKARLWSRFFLLSVFATHTLTVHERSDFYKSLGLDATDFDLQVVRNTNETAGRAFPVMLNTEHPHFFPRLQRCAGYNLQIAKISRSSQPKLVQLIRKLPLIGAIVWNLLLIYLIKPIDTEALRGTVR; the protein is encoded by the coding sequence ATGGTTAATTCCTTACCCAAATCACAGACTAAAACCCCTAGCAAAGAAACTGTACTCACTCCCCGGTTTTATACTACAGATTTTGAAACCGCCGGCAACCTGGATTTGTCTGCCCAGGAAACTGAGTTGCAGGCACTGCTGACAGAAATGCGGGCAGACTACAACCGCCATCATTTTGTTCGGGATGAGGCATTTGAACAATCTTGGGAACACATTCAAGGTGAAGCTAGGGAAGCGTTTATTGAGTATTTGGAACGTTCTTGCATTTCTGAGTTTTCCGGCTTCTTGCTCTTTAAGGAATTATCCCGCAAGCTGAAAAATCCTAGTCCACTCTTAGCGGAAATATTTCAATTGATGGCGCGTGATGAAGCCCGCCACGCCGGATTTCTCAATAAAGCAATGGGCGATTTTCAACTCTCCCTGGATTTAGGCGCTGTGACTAAAACCCGGACTTATACTTTTTTCCCCATTGAGTGGGTACTTTACAGCGTTTACCTCTCAGAAAAAATCGGCTACTGGCGTTATATTATTATTTTCAGACATTTAGAAAAGCACCCTGAGAACCAATTTTACCCGATTTTCCGTTATTTTGAGAGTTGGTGTCAGGACGAAAACCGCCACGGCGATATCTTTAAGGCACTTTTACGTTCTCAACCACAACTATGGAACAACTGGAAAGCTAGGCTGTGGAGTCGCTTTTTCTTGCTATCGGTATTTGCTACCCACACTCTGACAGTTCACGAACGTTCAGATTTCTACAAATCACTGGGACTTGATGCGACGGATTTTGATCTTCAAGTTGTCCGCAACACCAATGAAACGGCGGGACGGGCTTTTCCTGTGATGTTGAATACTGAACATCCCCACTTTTTCCCCCGGCTGCAACGTTGTGCAGGTTACAATTTGCAAATTGCCAAGATTTCCCGCAGTTCTCAGCCCAAGCTGGTGCAGCTGATTCGCAAATTACCTTTGATTGGGGCAATTGTCTGGAATCTGCTGCTAATTTACCTGATTAAACCCATTGATACTGAGGCTTTGCGGGGAACCGTGCGTTAG
- the hetL gene encoding heterocyst differentiation pentapeptide repeat protein HetL, whose amino-acid sequence MNIDEILKYYAAGNRNFQRLNLQEADLTNAHLMGADFSYADLREARLGKTNLSQGCLQSADLSESILWGIDLSAADLYRAVLREADLTGAKLVNTRLEETNLIKASLCGANLHGANLSRSLLIQADLRPSSNQGTDLGYAVLTGADLSYADLRGVSLHHANLHQAKLCRANLSQTIEWDNLAADLSEASLQGADLSYANLHSTILRRANLQGADLTGTILTNADLQGTIMPDGTIHD is encoded by the coding sequence ATGAATATAGATGAAATTCTCAAATATTATGCGGCTGGAAACAGAAACTTTCAAAGACTCAACTTACAAGAAGCAGATTTAACAAATGCCCACCTCATGGGTGCAGATTTTAGTTATGCTGATTTACGAGAAGCACGATTAGGTAAAACGAACCTTAGCCAAGGGTGCTTACAGTCAGCAGATTTAAGTGAATCTATTTTGTGGGGGATAGATTTGAGTGCAGCAGACTTATATCGTGCTGTTCTCCGAGAAGCTGATTTAACCGGTGCAAAACTCGTCAATACACGATTAGAAGAAACTAACTTAATTAAAGCAAGTTTGTGTGGTGCTAATTTACATGGTGCAAATTTGTCTCGTTCTCTGCTAATTCAAGCAGACTTACGCCCCAGTTCTAACCAAGGTACAGATTTGGGATATGCGGTTTTGACTGGGGCAGATTTGAGTTATGCTGACCTTAGAGGCGTTTCCTTGCATCACGCTAACTTACATCAAGCAAAATTGTGTCGAGCAAATCTGAGTCAGACAATAGAGTGGGATAACTTGGCGGCAGATTTAAGTGAGGCTAGTTTGCAAGGTGCAGACTTGAGTTATGCCAATCTACACAGTACCATTCTGCGAAGAGCAAATCTCCAAGGTGCGGACTTAACAGGGACTATTCTCACCAATGCCGATTTACAGGGAACAATCATGCCTGATGGTACAATTCATGATTGA
- a CDS encoding site-2 protease family protein codes for MNGTIRVGNLFGIPFYIHPSWFLVLGLVAWSYSSGLTAQFPLLSGGLALTLGLMTALLLFASVVAHELGHSFVAISQGIDVKSITLFIFGGLASLEKESETPGEAFWVAIAGPLVSLLLCGVFTVIGVTTAATGATAAILGVLASVNLALALFNLIPGLPLDGGNILKAAVWKITGNPYKGVTFASRVGQIFGWVAIASGLIPLLLFGSFANSWNLLIGFFLLQNAGKSAQFARVQQKFTGLTAADAVTFNSPIVSANVSLRDFADQRIFNNQDWKTFLVTDEDGKLIGAINLNDLRTVPTTQWTETPVSAVMKSIEESTTVKSDQPLLEVVQLLEQQKLSTISVIRDNGVLVGILEKAAIIQLLQNKTQPNPV; via the coding sequence ATGAATGGCACAATTCGCGTTGGTAATCTCTTCGGGATTCCCTTCTATATCCATCCGTCATGGTTTCTAGTTCTGGGCTTGGTAGCTTGGAGTTATAGCAGTGGACTGACGGCACAATTTCCCTTGTTATCTGGGGGATTAGCTTTAACACTGGGATTGATGACAGCGTTGTTATTGTTTGCTTCTGTCGTCGCCCATGAATTAGGACATAGCTTTGTCGCAATTAGTCAAGGAATTGATGTTAAATCCATCACATTATTTATATTTGGTGGCTTGGCTAGTTTAGAAAAAGAATCGGAAACCCCAGGGGAAGCATTTTGGGTGGCGATCGCCGGTCCTTTAGTTAGCCTCTTGCTCTGTGGTGTATTCACAGTCATTGGTGTCACTACCGCCGCCACAGGTGCAACCGCAGCTATCCTTGGTGTTCTCGCTTCTGTAAACTTGGCATTAGCGTTATTTAATCTGATTCCCGGCTTACCTTTAGATGGTGGTAATATACTCAAGGCTGCTGTGTGGAAGATTACAGGCAATCCTTACAAAGGTGTAACTTTTGCTAGTCGCGTCGGACAAATATTTGGTTGGGTTGCGATCGCCTCTGGTTTAATTCCCCTACTATTATTTGGTAGCTTCGCTAACTCTTGGAACTTGTTAATCGGTTTCTTCTTGCTGCAAAACGCCGGAAAATCAGCCCAATTTGCCAGAGTACAACAAAAATTCACAGGTTTAACAGCAGCAGATGCTGTGACATTCAACAGCCCCATTGTATCTGCAAATGTTAGCCTCAGAGACTTTGCAGACCAACGAATTTTTAACAATCAAGATTGGAAAACATTCTTAGTCACTGATGAAGATGGAAAATTAATCGGCGCAATCAATCTTAATGATTTGCGGACTGTTCCCACAACACAGTGGACAGAAACCCCAGTCAGCGCCGTGATGAAGTCCATTGAAGAATCTACCACAGTTAAATCAGATCAACCCCTGTTAGAAGTAGTACAGTTACTCGAACAACAAAAGTTATCTACGATTTCTGTGATTCGTGACAATGGTGTACTGGTGGGAATTTTAGAAAAAGCAGCGATTATTCAGTTACTGCAAAATAAAACTCAACCTAATCCTGTATAG